A genome region from Brassica oleracea var. oleracea cultivar TO1000 chromosome C2, BOL, whole genome shotgun sequence includes the following:
- the LOC106325562 gene encoding subtilisin-like protease SBT5.4 codes for MCLQSLTLLIMFTLFYSHAFALKKSYIVYLGSHGHPSTLLSQAHLDRVAHSHRTFLASFSGSHQSAEEAIFYSYKRHINGFAAVLDDKEASEIAKHPNVVSIFLNKGRKLHTTHSWDFMLLEKHGVVHKSSLWKKARFGEDTIIANLDTGVWPESKSFSDEGYGDVPARWKGSCHGDVPCNRKLIGAKYFNKGYLAYAKFPSNSTFETPRDLDGHGTHTLSTAGGNFVPGANVFGLGNGTASGGSPKARVASYKVCWPPFKGAECFDADILAAIDAAIGDGVDVISASVGGDAGDYMNDGMSIGSFIAVKNGVTVVCSAGNSGPKPGTVSNVAPWIITVGASSMDREFQAFVELSNGSRFEGTSLSTPLPENKMYDLISAADGKAANASALQALLCKKDSLDPEKVKGKIVVCLRGDNARVDKGHQAAIAGAVGMILCNDKASGNEIISDAHVLPASQIDYKDGEAVFSYLNSTKDPKGYITAPNTKLNTKPAPFMASFSSRGPNTITPGILKPDITAPGVNVVAAYTEATGPTDIESDNRRTPFNVESGTSMSCPHISGIVGLLKTLRPQWSPAAIRSAIMTTSRTRDNTRKPMVDATFHKATPFGYGAGHVQPNKASHPGLVYDLNTGDYLDFLCAIGYENKLVQLFADDPLYTCRQGANLLDFNYPSITVPKLTDSVTITRKLTNVGPPSTYRSYFRAPLGVEVSVEPKLLTFSNVGEEKMFQMTLGATSEKALGYVFGELTWTDSRHYVRTSIVVQLSS; via the exons ATGTGCCTCCAAAGTTTAACTCTTCTCATCATGTTCACTCTCTTTTACTCACATGCGTTTGCTCTTAAGAAG TCCTATATAGTGTATTTGGGATCTCACGGCCATCCTTCTACTCTCCTCTCTCAAGCTCATCTAGATCGTGTTGCTCATTCACATCGCACTTTTCTCGCCTCTTTCTCGGGAAG CCATCAAAGTGCAGAAGAGGCCATCTTTTACTCATACAAAAGACATATCAATGGCTTCGCCGCTGTTCTTGACGACAAAGAAGCTTCAGAAATCGCCA AGCATCCAAATGTAGTATCTATATTCTTAAACAAAGGAAGGAAACTGCACACCACTCATTCATGGGATTTCATGCTTCTTGAGAAACATGGAGTCGTTCACAAGTCTTCTCTGTGGAAGAAAGCAAGGTTTGGAGAAGACACAATCATCGCTAATCTTGACACAG GTGTGTGGCCTGAGTCAAAAAGCTTCAGCGATGAAGGGTATGGAGATGTTCCAGCTAGGTGGAAAGGCAGTTGCCACGGTGATGTTCCTTGCAACAG GAAGCTCATTGGAGCAAAATACTTCAACAAAGGCTACTTAGCGTACGCAAAATTCCCCTCCAACTCTACCTTTGAAACTCCTCGTGACCTCGACGGTCACGGCACCCATACTCTCTCCACAGCGGGAGGAAACTTTGTCCCCGGAGCCAATGTCTTTGGACTTGGCAACGGTACAGCTAGTGGCGGTTCTCCTAAGGCGAGAGTCGCCTCTTACAAAGTGTGTTGGCCGCCTTTTAAAGGTGCCGAGTGCTTTGACGCCGATATCTTGGCAGCGATTGATGCAGCTATCGGTGACGGTGTGGATGTTATATCGGCTTCAGTGGGCGGGGATGCAGGAGATTATATGAATGATGGCATGTCCATTGGTTCCTTCATAGCAGTCAAGAACGGTGTGACGGTTGTGTGTTCTGCTGGTAACTCGGGGCCTAAACCTGGAACGGTCTCTAACGTTGCACCGTGGATTATTACCGTCGGAGCTAGCTCCATGGATCGGGAGTTTCAAGCATTTGTAGAGCTCAGCAACGGCTCACGCTTCGAG GGAACAAGCCTCTCTACGCCTTTGCCTGAAAACAAGATGTACGATCTGATCAGTGCCGCTGACGGTAAAGCAGCCAATGCATCAGCGTTACAAGC ATTGTTATGCAAGAAAGATAGCCTCGACCCGGAGAAAGTAAAAGGCAAGATCGTCGTGTGTCTAAGAGGAGACAACGCACGTGTGGACAAGGGACACCAAGCAGCCATTGCCGGTGCTGTAGGAATGATACTATGCAACGACAAGGCGAGCGGAAACGAGATCATCTCCGACGCTCATGTCCTTCCCGCTTCTCAGATTGATTACAAAGATGGTGAAGCTGTGTTTTCATACCTAAACTCCACAAAAGACCCCAAAGGCTACATAACTGCACCCAACACTAAACTCAATACAAAGCCAGCTCCTTTCATGGCTTCATTCTCTTCCAGAGGTCCCAACACAATCACACCAGGAATCCTCAAGCCTGACATCACTGCACCCGGTGTCAACGTTGTAGCCGCTTACACGGAAGCCACAGGCCCTACAGACATAGAATCCGACAACCGTAGAACTCCTTTCAACGTCGAATCGGGAACGTCCATGTCTTGTCCTCACATCTCCGGCATCGTCGGTCTCTTGAAGACTCTCCGCCCTCAATGGAGCCCCGCCGCGATCCGTTCCGCCATCATGACTACTTCAAGAACTAGAGATAACACTCGAAAGCCGATGGTTGATGCAACGTTCCACAAAGCAACTCCTTTTGGGTATGGCGCAGGCCATGTTCAGCCCAATAAAGCTTCCCACCCAGGCCTTGTCTACGATCTCAACACTGGAGACTACTTAGACTTCCTCTGCGCCATTGGTTACGAGAACAAGTTAGTTCAACTCTTTGCCGATGATCCGCTATACACGTGTCGCCAAGGAGCTAATCTTTTGGACTTCAACTACCCTTCCATCACTGTCCCTAAACTCACGGACTCTGTCACAATCACTCGTAAGCTCACGAACGTTGGACCTCCTTCCACGTACAGATCCTATTTCCGAGCGCCTCTGGGAGTTGAAGTCTCCGTAGAGCCGAAGCTGCTCACGTTCAGCAATGTTGGTGAGGAGAAGATGTTTCAGATGACTCTCGGGGCCACGTCAGAGAAGGCTTTAGGGTACGTCTTTGGAGAGCTGACGTGGACTGATTCAAGACACTACGTCAGGACTTCCATTGTCGTCCAGCTTTCAAGCTAG